Sequence from the Deltaproteobacteria bacterium genome:
CCTGCGCAGGGATTATGGGGCAGCTGGATTATTTGTCATGGCCAAAGCCGGTGAACTGGATTCGATTCAAATCGTAGTAAGCTTGGTTACCATTACGCTTTTTGTACCCTGCGTGGCTAATTTTTTTATGATTATTAAAGAACGAGGACTGGGACAAGCTTTGGCCATGGCTGGCTTCATATTCCCGTTTGCGCTTATTGTAGGTGGAGGGTTAAATTTTTTACTCCGTTTTCTGGGGGTGAATCTATGAACGGGGAAGGGGAGAACGCCATCCGGTGTCCCCTTTGTGGGAATATTTTTCAAAAAGATTTGAGTAAATGTCCAAAAGGTTGTCCATTGGGCAAAACCTGCAGCCTGGTTTGTTGCCCCCGCTGCCATTATCAATTTGCGGAGGAGTCAAAAACGGTAAATTTATTAAAAAGAATTTTTAAGGGGAAAGGGAGGTCAGCCGATGAACAGGGCTAATGAAGGGCCTGTCCCGGGTCGAAAAAGGCATGGCCGGGGGTGGAATGAAGCCGGCGAAAAGAGCGAATCGCACCAACGAGAAGAAATTCTGGAACTTCTCTGGACCATGCGAGAAAAAGGGCCTGTAAGCGTGGAAGAATTTTTGCAGATGACCGAAGAAGAAGAAGCTGACCATATTCTGCGAAAGATGGAACGCGATGAATGGATTTCTTTAAAGGAAGGCCAAGTTGCTTTTCTGGAGGAAGGGGAACGAAGGGCTGAAGAAATCATCCGCAGGCATCGCCTGGCCGAGCGGTTACTCTCCGAAGTTTTTGAGCTTGAGGAAAAATATATGGAACCAAGTGCCTGTCAGTTCGAACATATCCTTAATCCCCAAGTCCTGGATAGCGTTTGTACCTTTCTGGGGCATCCCCCCACTTGCCCCCATGGCAAACCTATACCCAGAGGCCCCTGTTGTGCGCGATTTAAGCGTGAAATGGAACCGTTGGTCCGGCCTCTTGCCGACTTGAAGCTGGGGGAGGAAGGACGGATTGTTTTTATCACCCCTCGATCACGGATCCGTTTAGAACGTTTGAGTTCTCTGGGATTAATCCCGGGGTCAGTAGTGAGACTGGCCCAAAAGCGCCCCGCTTTTGTTCTGGAAATTGGCGAAACGACCTTAGCCTTGGATGAGGACATCGGCCGCGAGGTTTATGTGAAAAAAAATAAGTAAAAAATCCCCTTTACATTTAAAAAAGAAAGTTTATGATTTTTAAAAATCACAAGAAAAATTCCTTACTTCATATGAGTTTCTTTGGATCCATTCGAAAACAATATTTTTTATACTTGACTATTTTCATTTCCACTATGCTTGTTTTCACCATCTTCGGTGGAAGGGGTTTGATGCAAATTTACCACTTAAAGGAAGAGCGGGAAAAAATTAAGATAGCCACTGGGCGTTTGAGCGAAGAAAATCGGAAACTTGCCCAGCAAATCGAGAGGATGAAAAAAAATAAAAAAGAAGAAGTTGAAAGAATTGCCCGTGAGGAATTAGGATTAGTTAAAAAAGGAGAAATCATCTATAAATTCGAGTAGTAAGACATAGCTTGGAAAATATTTAAAGAATCTACCCAAGAATCAAATTGCTTTTTCTTTTTCCGGTTTTCTCTAAATCTGTGTTTAAATTAACTCACGCAGGGTTGAAAAATTGTTACAGAAGGCGCAAAAATGTACGTAAAGGATTCTCCGGAAAATCGGGAGGACTCCTGGAAAAATAAAAATAAGGTCAACGGAATAGTTGAAATTATAAAATTAATATTTTTAATAAAATTAATGAATTTAAGGCGATAAGGTTTAATTAGGAGGTATAAATTATATATAATTAAGTTTAAATTAAAATAATTTTTTAAAAAATTACTTAACTTAATAATCTTTGGAACTGATTTTGCACGATCTAACTTCTGTTGCAAATTAATTTATCCTCACTACTCCAGGTTTTAAAAGCAGAGCAGAAATGAATTTTCTCAAACAGTATCGCGAAAATATTTTATTAAGCAAAGCGGAATTGGCGCGGAAGGCTGGGATTTCTACATTAACGATCGATAGGGTGGAAAAAGGGAAAACTTGTCGTTTGGAGACAAAGC
This genomic interval carries:
- a CDS encoding metal-dependent transcriptional regulator is translated as MNRANEGPVPGRKRHGRGWNEAGEKSESHQREEILELLWTMREKGPVSVEEFLQMTEEEEADHILRKMERDEWISLKEGQVAFLEEGERRAEEIIRRHRLAERLLSEVFELEEKYMEPSACQFEHILNPQVLDSVCTFLGHPPTCPHGKPIPRGPCCARFKREMEPLVRPLADLKLGEEGRIVFITPRSRIRLERLSSLGLIPGSVVRLAQKRPAFVLEIGETTLALDEDIGREVYVKKNK
- a CDS encoding septum formation initiator family protein, whose protein sequence is MIFKNHKKNSLLHMSFFGSIRKQYFLYLTIFISTMLVFTIFGGRGLMQIYHLKEEREKIKIATGRLSEENRKLAQQIERMKKNKKEEVERIAREELGLVKKGEIIYKFE
- a CDS encoding helix-turn-helix domain-containing protein; this encodes MNFLKQYRENILLSKAELARKAGISTLTIDRVEKGKTCRLETKRKIILALGLKLSEREKIFGDVK